The Babylonia areolata isolate BAREFJ2019XMU chromosome 32, ASM4173473v1, whole genome shotgun sequence genome window below encodes:
- the LOC143276375 gene encoding uridine phosphorylase 1-like — MADKGTSQQPLTLRLKSVEELPPYVSQEGPLQVRNQHVFSMVEDVLYHIALGNKSHDLKDMFHDVKFVCFGGSPGRMRKFAEYMVEALKHKLPAGQGLVDIAGGSDRYVLYKVGPVLSVSHGMGIPSLSIIFHEVYKLLYHAQCTDVTFFRIGTSGGLGLEPGSVVITEEAVDGLLRPYMEVIVMGQIKEHPSYLSKELAKELQALASDKDGYQTIIGKTMCTNDFYEGQARLDGAFCDHSEADKMKFLQRMHKEGIRNIEMESLCFAAYSYRAGIKSAVVCVTLLDRLKGDQISTPHDVMEDWQMRPQRLVAKYIRQKLGMD, encoded by the exons ATGGCAGATAAAGGCACGTCTCAACAGCCGTTGACACTCCGATTAAAAAGCGTGGAGGAGCTTCCCCCCTACGTCTCGCA ggaAGGACCACTGCAAGTGAGGAACCAGCATGTGTTTTCCATGGTAGAAGATGTTCTGTATCACATCGCCCTAGGCAACAAGAGCCACGACCTCAAAGACATGTTTCATGATGTCAAG tttgtgtgtttcgGGGGGTCCCCGGGACGCATGCGCAAGTTTGCAGAGTACATGGTGGAGGCCCTGAAGCACAAGTTGCCTGCTGGTCAGGGCCTAGTGGACATTGCAGGAGGCTCTGACCGTTACGTCCTCTACAAAGTCGGGCCTGTTCTGTCCGTCAGT CATGGGATGGGGATACCGTCACTGTCCATCATCTTCCATGAAGTGTACAAGTTGTTGTACCACGCCCAGTGTACAGATGTCACATTTTTCCGCATTGGGACAAGTGGAGGTTTGG GTCTGGAACCAGGCAGCGTGGTCATTACTGAAGAAGCTGTGGACGGATTGCTTCGTCCCTACATGGAAGTC ATCGTGATGGGCCAGATAAAGGAGCATCCGTCTTACCTGTCGAAGGAACTGGCGAAAGAATTACAGGCTCTGGCGTCGGACAAAGATGGTTATCAGACCATAATCGGCAAAACCATGTGCACCAACGACTTCTATGAAG GTCAGGCGAGGCTGGACGGGGCGTTCTGTGACCACAGTGAGGCGGACAAGATGAAGTTTCTGCAGCGAATGCACAAGGAGGGCATCAGGAACATTGAGATGGAGTCCCTCTGTTTCGCTGCCTACAGCTATCGGGCAGGCATTAAAA gtgcggtggtgtgtgtgaccctgtTGGATcgactgaagggtgaccagatctcGACGCCCCATGACGTCATGGAGGACTGGCAGATGAGGCCGCAGCGCCTGGTCGCTAAATACATCCGCCAGAAACTTGGAATGGATTAG